TTGAAAGACAACCGCCAATAATATTGAcactattttagtttatatatataatagaaagtataaaattgagagGGGGCTCGAGGTCAAATTCTTTTAGCTCTCCAAATCTTGGTATcttaatactttttatttccttttcaaagaATTGATTGAGAGAGCttgattaaaaacaaattattctaataaaataaattaattttcttacctCTAAGTTATATAAGATAAAAACGGAACTTTTGAAATGATAAGAGTTATAAGTAGACATTCTATATTTGTCACATATCACTATTTTACAAGTCACATCCACACATATActttttatcttattattttactaGAAAAGTTGGCAAGAATGACAAACAACATATAACTAAAATCTTCAttgatattttgtataatctaccatatattattttttttccactaAATTTTGAGATGATTTcatcttttgaaataataaccAATATAATTAtgctctttttttcttttgaacctATAAAGcatagaatcaaaattttaatatgtttttttcaaaacttaggTATGGTTATTTAACCTTATGTTGTAAAAAGAGTTTCGTTGGAGTtcgttttattaaaaaaataaaaatgtccCGTTCGAAACTCAACCTTTTGAATACttaaatatgtttgatatttaaaaaaaaaatgtttctctttttactattttttttcctttttatctttttttataactaaacCTTTATATTCTTACctaaattccaaaaaagaaaaagaaaaaaaaaatttaaaaaccattttctcttaagttttcaaaactcaaCTTAGTTTCTGAAAATATTCTCTAAAGagttatataacaaaacaaaaaagaaatcaaaagattGGAAgtctaatttataattaaaatttacaaaacttaattaattatcttaggTCAAAGTTGTAGTTTTTTCTATACGTTCAAAtgctttattattttttttaaaggaaaatataaaCCATCatgttaacaaaataataataataaaaaaaaaaaaactaaaaaccaaacAATTATCATAACCTATGTGGTGATATtggtttggttatatttaatgGTTTTTTGAAAGAGGCagccaaatttatttttgaagaagTGATGAGAAAGGCACATGGGAGTTTGAAGCAATAGTTGGGCCATGAAATTGACACAAAGCTTCCAACTGTTTCCACCTTTCATTCAAACCCTAAAACCTTTCTTCACAAAAGTGGAGACCCAACGTTTAACCAAACTTCACCTTATCCAATCTTTTCTCcccattttatatttaactcattttttgaacttatcttttattttactttagaGCTATTTTTTATGCCTcctagagaaaaaaaaagttcatcatcatcatcatatgtaatactaaaatatatgaaatttccaatttttcaaaacacaGTTACCTAACACCACTTAGATTAAGTTTAAGTactaaactttatatataagaACCTTATCAAGTGTggaacaaaaggaaaaagaaccTCATCAAGTGGCtaacatatttcattttatcccTCTTTagattattactattattatttggttctCTAAAactgttttagttttttcacatttttttaaatattttaaagagaaggtttaaatttttagttgaatttcaagaaacaagaatCGTTACCTTTggtaattgtttttttggttctttatttttgaaaataaacatattctctcaattacatttttatgttttttttttattttttatctttcttaaatataagttttgaaattctagaaacaaatttaaaaaacaaacaagattAAAccataattttagttttcgaaattgaattcattttttaaaatattggtaaaaaaaatagatatacaataagaaaaaaaaattatgctatatcattcttttaaaaaaaatcaaaactaaaaagtagaTATCAAACTAAAGAAACTAAGATAGGGAAAGTAGTACACTTTGTAagcttgattttaaaaaaaattgatactCTATAcgtaattttttgtttgttcttagACTTTAAAAGTTATCTCtaagaaaaactaaagttttgaaaactaaacaaaatttatcttaaaatttttattatcttttattattttaactcgactaaaaattaaaacacattTATTTGTAGAAGgatgaaaatcaatataaaattttaagaaaaacaatctatCATGAAATTAACaattactaaataaaaaaatcatacaaaaattGACACATAGATATACGTGGTTAAAacaaatgttttcaaaatacaaacaacaTCACTAGATTAGAGAGTATATTATATTGTTCCTCTTAAAACTCTAGAGTCAAAATCGtaaataatgatatataaataaatatatatgttgaatACAAAAACTCAAGAGCTTTCGACAACAAGAACGCAACTTCAAATCATTTCAATCTAATAATAGTTTTCACAtttatacaagaaaataagCCTCCTTTGATTAGAATTAAAGTGAAAAAGTTTTGGTCCTCATCCCATGCTCAAAACTTTGTTTAATTCCAATTTGGAATTTGtaaattgaaaccaaaatcATTTTCGCTTTTACTTTTGTGCTTCAATTCATCTTCGCCTAATTTAGTGACAAGTCACAAATATTATATCGACATgtattaaaatcacttttatcgggttcaaaattattctaaaatatagttttgaaatCCATTTAGACTAAGgaaaaaaagctttaaaaaagagtgatttttatttaacactTTCAATAAAACAcctcttaaaataaaatttaaatatgttttaaaagttgtttttgaGTGGTTTGAAATtcttaaaaatcaattttcaaaattaaacattgaaaGTATTATACCAAACACAcctttaataattaaaattaattttggttgaaacGTGTTAAAATAATGccaataattcaattaaattttaaataggcATGATTtctattgtttaaaaaagtttaaatactaatttagttctatattttcaaagtATGGTGTCATAGtacaaaatttcaactatAGATTTTAGATTATGTATATAGTGAGCTTTTAGATATCTTGTTATATGCTAATTGAActgtatttgtttttaacaATTGAGATATTACCCAACCAATCAgacttaaatcaaatattcttattttattttattttgaatattgaaaagtacaaaagagaagaagaaaaaaaaaagtccacTTATTATTGAATGGTGGggttgaaattgaataaaaagataatgagGTATGTTGacgtttattatttttgatgAGTTGGCTATGTTTTGTGTAATAATTAGTCCTTTTACTTGATTAAGATAGAACCTCAAATGACCCTACTCAATTTAAATAACCTTACCCAACCtttactctattttttaattctaatcaGACCTCTAATTACCTCTTCATGGGTCCTCATCTTAATTACATAtgaatgtttgaaaatttaaaaaagaaaaaaaaccattttatcatcaatttttgttttctatttaacCACTCGAAATCTTGATATTACAACTATGAAACATATTAAAGTGGAGATTTGAATTGAACTATAAATGGGTGAGTTTGACAAagaatattttctatatattatttatactaTATGTAAGATATAATCGAACTTTACCTTGAATTTTAAGTAAGTTGAAGTTGAGGTTAATATGTTTAGTGTTGAAAACAAACCATAGAGTTAAGTCAATTCTTATCTATTTCAACCAATTAGATTTTAGACTTTGACCActtccttttaaattttgcataaATCCATCATGACcaattttaacttcaaacATTTAGTTATACTTAAAGAAATGCACATTAATTGCTATTGATTCATACTCACTTCCATGACTAAActaactaaattaaaacataaatgtcTCGATGTtactacttttttaaaaatatctaaatatttttcatttatagtAAGGTAATATGCAAACATTCAACATCTTAATTAAAGATACGAGCAAAAGAATAGAAATCTGTAATGAGAATTGAAAGAACAATATGTAATGAGAATGAAAAGAAGTTGTTATATCTCATGGAAGAGTTGTGTAATacagaaagggaaaaaaattgtgatgaaataatttaaggatttcaaattttattttcactaatCGAAATTggtttaagaagaagaagaagaagaaaaaaaaatggttctAAAGAACAGAGAAGAAATCATTTAACTCTGGAACTGCATGGAGAACTCAAATAAGTTCCATTAGAAGGATGAAATTTAAGCCCACAATGAAGATGACATTCATACTTCACAGATCCAAGCAATCCAACTCGCCATTGAACTCTCGTATTCCCTATCAAATCAAATCGACTCAGATCTGCCTTCAAATCAGAATCAACGCTCTCCATTTGCTCTGGATTCAGAGGAATTGAATTCGAAACAACAGCGTAAGGGAATTTCATTGAACTGTTCTTCCTCACTTCGAATGGATCCGCCACAAGTTGTGCGATCTTGATCCCTAAGAAATGGAGGAAGAAACTCGAATCCGAGAAACTGGCATGAGCTTTCGCGTTATCATTCTTCGCTTCAATGATGATCGTTAACTGAACTTCGAGGCGGCCGGCGATGTCAATTTGGAAGTTGTCGAGATGAGCGTCGAGAATGGAGATGGTGGGAATCCTAGGGTGGATGACTAGGTAACCGATGAAGACGACGATGCCTCCGATGATGACGGCAATTGAAACAACGGTGCAGAGTAAGGCAGCGAGCCAAACGAGGGGATGAGTGTGGCGCTTTGCGTCGGAGATTAGTTTGGGTGGCATTGGGCGGGGGCGGTCCACATCCGGCGGTGGAGattgaaatattgttttgaaaattgagagTTAATTTGAGTGGGCTTTTGAATTGAGATTTTTGGTTTGAAGAATTACAAACTTGAATTTGAAAGAGATGGTTTTGGTATCTCTACCTTTCCTGCTTCTAAAGCATTAGAGTTAtgaactcaaaaaaaaaaaaagaaaaaaagttgaatttgaaaattgaaaattaaaaaaatgaagaatgcTGTTGGGATACCAGAATTTAGAGAGATGGTATAATTGAACTAAGAATCTTTCTTATTGGAAAGTAAAATACCAAACTTGCACTCATAATTCCTTCCCAATTGTTGGAAGCTTTGGAGGAACTATTGAAGCCTTAGGAAGCTATTCTATTATTGCACCccttctgtttttcttttttaaagttacATTAgactaaataaatatcatttttaaaggTTAGAGGAATACTTGCTACTTCATGTTAGGGGTGTAAATTGGTTGCTTCGGCTTGGTTTTCAGGGCAGTTTTTCATAGGGCTTTCGAACCAATAACACTGTGTTTGCTTCTAAGTTAAGAAAGAAGACAAGAAGCATCTCCTTAGGTTTTTGGTTCTAGCTAAGGTTTCTTATCTCATTCCAATGTTTAGCTTACTATTCATTGAGATTCTTCTTTCTCCACATGAAAATTGAAGGTAAAGAGTGACATATAAGAGAGAATGGATATGTATTCTGACTCGTCAGTCTTCTTTCTCATTCTACTATTATCATAGTTTGTGAAATAAGgaatctttgttttcaaatatagttatTATACTTGCTTCACACCTCACCCCATTCTAAGAGGAACAAATCGAATTGTTGCTACTCAACCTTCTTTAGAGAAGGAGTCATTCGAGGAATATGTTCCTCTATCATTTTCTTAGTTATGGTATTGAAAAGGAATTGAGCTTCTAACAATGCCGATATGAAATGAGATGATTACTAGTTGGtacttctttctcttttgatttGGCCTTTAACCCGTTTTGTTGGGGTTCTAAAGAACAACTATGATTGgtttagtaaatgttcaaaccaaCTTCAACCAAATCGtttgtcaaataattttgGTGAGTTTAATTCCccaaaaaaagtttgaaaaagcccatttgaatttctttcaaacTGATGTCAACTGAGTCCCTTCTTGTTTTCAATCGACTACCTTCTGTTCGGTTCAGTCGACTCggtttttcaattattatgttttgagGTAGCTACAAGTTTCTTTATCTAGTTACctactttcaataaatatttttaaaagccaaactaaaattaagaaactaaaatggacaaaatagttttcatgacttgtttattttattttttttttaaatttaactcaGAATTATACTGAAGtgtttgtttaaaaatgtgaaaatcaCATTATGATATTCAGataaaaataagtataaaTGTCAAAACTATTAAAACTAAAGGCAAACCAGTTATTGAATTGCATCCCagtttttaagaattagttttgaaattttagaacaCTATTAGAAAGtatatgacaaaataaaaatcctATAAGACTAAAATTAATGTCTCTATAAACTCAATTTTCAAAGACCAAATGATTGTGTAGTGAagttataaaaacttttagaCCAAATACTTACGTGAGTATCCTTCTAATGATTCTTAgatacaataaataataaaagcatGCTACATATATCTATGTATTGATCAATGATGAtaatgaattttatatttgaattatggCAGTGATTCTCAATggttatttgttttgaatttgagtATAGAAGGGAAAATGAGGCAGCAAAAGGAATTGTTcattcttcctcttctttacTCAACAACAATAGGTATGTATGGAGGTCTAGTGTCTTGCAAATTTGAGTGTTAGAGAAAAAGGTACAAATTAGACTTTCAAATCACGTCGGTGAtgatacaaatacaattaAGAAATGATGAAAGTAagattctctttttctttttttttttcattgttaagccatacataatataaaatatgataattttcAACCATGTCTCTAAACGTAGAGATATCTTGATGCCAAATTTTGGATTGAAAATTGACTCTAATATCAAAGTTAGAGATGGAGAACTCTCGAATAGAAtgattgttcattttttatttgactccaatttctttctaacttttaaatttatttaaaacaaatacttCTCGAGGTATAAAAAACTACCTATATAAAATGTTCGagattgttcattttttatttgtctcCAATTTCTTTCTacctttgaaatttatttaaaacaaatacttGTCCAGGTATAAAAAACTACctttataaaatgatttttaatgaTAGAGATTGACAtagaataaatagaaacaaaaatatgtgtAATAATTTTTACACGTTAGTCATCAGGTGAgctttcttctttgattttaatgcaaaaaagattttatttttcttagcaaatttttaattgaaagcTATTTTGgaactaaattcaaaaaacaaaaagaatattcgaaaaaactttcaaaatcttGAGTATAATACTATAATTGATACTCTACCCTAAAGATATTTAGTAtagtttacaatttttaatctCCTTTAACTTCAACTAAATGGGGTTAAATTGAAATGagtaaaaatgtgaaaatcaTATGAAATTCccgaaaaaattaataataataagatgatttttataagaaaaaataacatgaAATTCAGTGACAAATAATGTACTTTTAAGTAGAATTCAACACTTCTACATATTGtacaatgtatttgtaaactagtaatttcatttcattcatgaagacaaaataagataaattacATACTTGAAAGTATAGAAAACTAGCAAATCTTTAGTAGCCCTACACAAATCGTCCAACAAATTCAGCCCATTCTACTCGGACTGCATCGATTTCTTCTTGTTCATAGGTATGTATTGTGTTAAACTGAAAAAAGGGATAAACATACCATAAGaataaatcatatataaatcataacataatgataaataataatacgtACAAGATCACTTATGTGGGAATTAGAGTTTTTCACTAGTTCTCGTAGATACTTTTGCACATAGTACCCACATTCTATAGAACCCAAAGGACGGGGGCACTGcgtggaaaaaaatattgaaagaaagaaatgtacTTGAGTCATACAATTATAATGCAAGTTTAATATGGTATAGAAATCAATCAAAGCAAACTAACCTTTATAGGTTTCCAACGTATACGAGAGCGATATTGTTTAGGAGAATGTTCAAATTGCCAATGTTTCAACGACCTACACAGTTTGAGACATTAGAATAACATAATTGTAAATGTCAACAACCATGAGAGTTGAAAACACTTACTTATTTATGACTCCTTGAAATTCTGGTAGAATCTTAGTTCGTAGGGGGTCCATGACATAAACACAATTTTCTCGAAGATCGATAACAATCAATATCCAGTGACAAGTACTGGTAATAATCAAcgttataatattatcatttatgaAACTTTAATCAAGTAGAAACAATTCAAACCGTCATTACTTACCCAGTGTTATAAGGGATGAGCACTAGTTGATCCAAGTTTGCCATTTCTAACCTGCTGATTAGATTTCTAGAACGATTTTCTTGAGATTTTATATGCGACGAAATGGTTGC
This is a stretch of genomic DNA from Cucumis sativus cultivar 9930 chromosome 4, Cucumber_9930_V3, whole genome shotgun sequence. It encodes these proteins:
- the LOC101214190 gene encoding uncharacterized protein LOC101214190, which produces MPPKLISDAKRHTHPLVWLAALLCTVVSIAVIIGGIVVFIGYLVIHPRIPTISILDAHLDNFQIDIAGRLEVQLTIIIEAKNDNAKAHASFSDSSFFLHFLGIKIAQLVADPFEVRKNSSMKFPYAVVSNSIPLNPEQMESVDSDLKADLSRFDLIGNTRVQWRVGLLGSVKYECHLHCGLKFHPSNGTYLSSPCSSRVK